One Thermofilaceae archaeon DNA segment encodes these proteins:
- a CDS encoding uroporphyrinogen decarboxylase family protein — MGLEGGLSRRERVLTALRHEEPDRVPIDLGAMASTGIHAVAYAALKRHLGLKGGVVRVYDVGQQLAEPEREVLELFHVDVLDITRSLEPCGPDERKWKPWVLPDGTPCEIPDWFNPQPDGRGGWVVKDASGTVVSRMPAGGFYFGGVDSWHGRPPLADVRSPEDVDGYNWEAHRVSDTRVEWLRRKAEHLYRFTDYALMFSTYMGFHEWGQGLRGWSTWLADLVHRRVLAHRILDRMLEVNLYNLKKYVEALKDYVQIIEFGDDLGTQLGPQIPPRVYREMLKPYHEELFRYVKRHSRMFVFLHSCGSIYALIPDLIDAGVDVLNPVQISARDMEPEKLKREFGEQVTFWGGGCDTQRVLPFATPAEVAEHVRRNVETFKPGGGFVFVQVHNIQPRVPPENIVAMFKAAFEHGWYARSP; from the coding sequence GTGGGTCTAGAAGGGGGGTTGAGCAGGAGGGAGAGGGTTTTAACCGCGCTGCGGCACGAGGAGCCCGATAGGGTCCCCATCGATCTGGGCGCGATGGCCTCGACGGGCATCCACGCGGTAGCGTACGCAGCCCTCAAGCGCCACCTGGGTCTGAAGGGAGGGGTCGTACGCGTTTACGACGTCGGGCAGCAGCTGGCTGAGCCGGAGAGGGAGGTGCTCGAGCTCTTCCACGTGGACGTCCTCGACATCACTAGGAGCCTAGAGCCGTGCGGACCAGACGAGAGGAAGTGGAAGCCCTGGGTGTTGCCTGACGGTACTCCGTGCGAGATACCCGACTGGTTCAACCCTCAGCCGGACGGGAGGGGGGGCTGGGTGGTGAAGGATGCGTCCGGCACCGTGGTTTCGAGGATGCCAGCCGGGGGCTTCTACTTCGGCGGAGTGGATAGCTGGCACGGGAGGCCTCCGCTCGCTGACGTCAGGAGCCCCGAGGACGTGGACGGTTACAACTGGGAAGCCCACAGAGTGAGCGACACGCGCGTGGAGTGGCTGCGCAGAAAGGCCGAGCACCTCTACAGGTTCACCGATTACGCGCTGATGTTCTCCACCTACATGGGCTTCCACGAGTGGGGTCAGGGCCTGCGTGGGTGGAGCACGTGGCTCGCCGACCTAGTGCACAGGCGGGTTCTAGCCCATAGGATCCTGGACCGAATGCTCGAAGTGAACCTCTACAACTTGAAGAAGTACGTTGAAGCTTTGAAGGACTACGTTCAGATCATCGAGTTCGGGGACGACCTGGGCACGCAGCTGGGGCCCCAGATACCTCCGAGGGTTTACCGGGAGATGCTGAAGCCCTACCACGAGGAGCTTTTCCGGTACGTGAAAAGGCACTCGAGGATGTTCGTCTTCCTCCACTCCTGCGGCTCCATTTACGCGCTGATACCCGACCTCATCGACGCGGGCGTCGACGTGCTCAACCCCGTGCAGATCTCGGCGAGGGACATGGAGCCGGAGAAGCTGAAGCGAGAGTTCGGCGAGCAGGTCACCTTCTGGGGTGGCGGCTGCGATACCCAGAGGGTGCTACCCTTCGCCACTCCAGCGGAGGTCGCTGAGCACGTCAGGAGGAACGTGGAGACGTTCAAGCCTGGCGGAGGCTTCGTCTTCGTCCAAGTCCACAACATACAACCCCGCGTCCCACCCGAGAACATCGTCGCCATGTTCAAAGCT